One part of the Bacillus sp. FJAT-27916 genome encodes these proteins:
- the spoVID gene encoding stage VI sporulation protein D translates to MSPENTSYLRFSLEENVWFQSGQEVSELYSISLEPNVSVHEVEQYVILRGTLDLMGEYKPQEGNIEPKEDELNRRYVSITDQREDTYEFQHHFPVDITVPAERVQDRNELSVGVQSFDYQLLEDGCLHLTAELWITGIQEELLIEREEVEEQEEAEEAAEAILPEAAVEYRESEAETEESPEEILIEAKTEELPLYRSSTEVEAEEEEYEEELTPFSFPSYPTFGKESSNEDDFYAEARIPVEQQEAQEDEEFDEDRDFLNHMPTTNESKEPPQASYTPREEYSRNYPKKEEPKEEYKNTGKAESKSLLYDLFTAEEETRQAKLKVYIVQGNETIDSLADRYQISAQHIARVNRIGEIDSLRAGQVIYIPVTASSNKSTE, encoded by the coding sequence ATGTCTCCAGAAAATACATCGTATTTACGATTTTCATTAGAAGAAAATGTGTGGTTTCAAAGCGGACAGGAAGTTAGCGAGCTTTATTCCATCTCACTTGAGCCGAATGTATCTGTGCATGAGGTGGAACAGTATGTGATTTTGCGAGGAACATTGGATCTTATGGGGGAATACAAACCACAAGAGGGCAATATCGAACCCAAAGAGGATGAATTGAACCGCCGCTATGTCTCCATCACGGACCAACGGGAGGATACGTATGAATTCCAGCATCACTTCCCTGTCGATATTACCGTTCCGGCTGAGCGGGTACAGGACCGGAATGAACTGAGTGTAGGTGTCCAAAGCTTTGATTATCAGCTCTTGGAGGATGGCTGTTTACATTTAACGGCGGAGCTTTGGATTACTGGTATCCAAGAGGAATTATTAATTGAGCGTGAAGAAGTGGAGGAGCAAGAAGAGGCTGAAGAGGCAGCAGAAGCCATTCTTCCTGAGGCAGCTGTGGAATACAGGGAAAGTGAGGCAGAAACGGAGGAGTCACCGGAGGAAATTCTCATTGAAGCAAAGACCGAGGAGCTGCCGTTATACCGCTCAAGTACAGAGGTAGAGGCTGAGGAGGAGGAATATGAAGAGGAATTGACTCCATTCAGCTTTCCATCCTATCCTACCTTTGGCAAAGAGTCCTCGAATGAGGATGATTTTTATGCGGAGGCGAGAATTCCTGTTGAACAGCAGGAGGCACAGGAGGACGAGGAGTTCGATGAGGATAGGGATTTCCTGAATCATATGCCAACAACGAACGAAAGCAAAGAGCCGCCGCAGGCATCGTATACTCCGAGAGAGGAGTACTCAAGAAATTATCCAAAGAAAGAGGAACCGAAGGAAGAATATAAGAATACTGGTAAGGCAGAGTCTAAATCCCTGCTTTATGATTTATTCACCGCTGAGGAGGAGACCAGGCAGGCTAAGTTGAAGGTCTATATTGTCCAAGGAAATGAGACGATTGATAGTCTGGCAGACCGTTATCAAATCAGCGCTCAGCATATCGCTCGGGTTAACCGAATCGGGGAGATTGATAGTTTAAGAGCAGGCCAGGTCATCTATATTCCAGTTACCGCTTCATCCAATAAATCAACTGAGTAA
- the hemA gene encoding glutamyl-tRNA reductase: MHIITVGLNYKTAPVEIREKVSFELDQLPEAMKTLQAKKSVLENVIVSTCNRTEVYAVVDQLHTGRYYIKEFLSEWFSIELGELSSYLYIYEEDGAANHLFQVACGLNSMVLGETQILGQVKKSFMLAQVEKTTGTLFNNLFKRVITLAKKAHAETEINKNAVSISYAAVELGKKIFSSLEDKKVLVVGAGKMGQLAIENLYGSGATQVTVINRTLEKAEKLASKYSGKAKMLQELQCALLEADILISSTGSKDYVITKEMMENINILRKGKPIFMVDIAVPRDLDPRLVELDSVFLYDIDDLEGIVQANLAERKEAAREIMIMIEQELVEFNAWLKMLGIVPVISALREKALAIQADTIASMERKLPGLSEREWKVINKHTKSIVNQMLKDPILYAKEIADKKHSDALLQAFIDTFDIEDLIEKDGKEAASKETARKQGRPILQVVSQPF; encoded by the coding sequence ATGCATATCATTACCGTAGGTCTGAATTATAAAACTGCTCCTGTTGAAATCCGAGAGAAAGTAAGCTTTGAATTAGATCAATTGCCAGAAGCGATGAAAACCCTGCAGGCGAAGAAAAGTGTCTTAGAGAATGTTATTGTTTCCACCTGTAACCGTACAGAGGTGTACGCGGTTGTCGATCAGTTACATACAGGCCGGTACTATATTAAGGAATTCTTATCTGAGTGGTTTTCAATTGAACTGGGTGAATTGTCTTCTTATTTATATATATATGAAGAGGACGGAGCGGCCAACCATCTCTTCCAAGTAGCATGCGGGTTGAACTCCATGGTGCTTGGTGAGACGCAAATTCTCGGTCAGGTGAAGAAGAGCTTTATGCTCGCCCAAGTAGAAAAAACAACAGGCACACTGTTTAATAATTTATTCAAGAGAGTGATTACGCTCGCGAAAAAGGCCCATGCTGAAACGGAAATTAATAAGAATGCGGTTTCCATCAGCTACGCGGCTGTAGAACTGGGGAAGAAAATCTTCAGTTCATTAGAAGATAAGAAGGTTCTTGTCGTTGGTGCCGGCAAGATGGGGCAGCTCGCGATTGAAAACTTATATGGAAGCGGAGCGACCCAGGTTACTGTTATTAATCGGACACTTGAGAAGGCGGAAAAGCTTGCCTCCAAATATTCCGGTAAGGCTAAGATGCTGCAGGAGCTGCAATGTGCCTTGCTCGAAGCGGATATTCTTATCAGTTCAACGGGGTCTAAGGATTATGTTATTACAAAGGAAATGATGGAGAACATCAATATTCTCCGTAAAGGAAAACCAATTTTCATGGTCGATATTGCGGTTCCGCGTGACCTTGATCCTCGGTTAGTGGAGCTCGACAGCGTGTTCCTTTATGATATTGATGATCTAGAAGGCATTGTCCAAGCAAATCTTGCAGAACGGAAAGAAGCAGCTAGAGAGATTATGATCATGATTGAACAAGAGCTTGTTGAATTCAACGCATGGTTGAAGATGCTTGGAATCGTCCCTGTAATCTCCGCCCTGCGCGAAAAGGCGCTTGCTATTCAGGCCGATACCATCGCTAGCATGGAGAGAAAGCTGCCTGGACTCAGCGAGAGAGAATGGAAGGTCATCAATAAGCATACAAAAAGCATCGTCAATCAAATGCTGAAGGACCCTATTCTTTATGCGAAGGAGATAGCTGATAAAAAGCATTCGGATGCTTTGCTCCAAGCTTTTATTGATACATTTGATATAGAGGACCTCATCGAGAAAGACGGGAAAGAAGCAGCATCAAAGGAAACTGCACGCAAGCAAGGGCGGCCCATCCTGCAAGTAGTGTCGCAGCCCTTTTGA
- a CDS encoding uroporphyrinogen-III synthase: MAHTKFLKGKRVLVTREESQAQSLCAMISDHGGVPVLVPLLSFQRPGLDKWEDAEKKAKRLDRFDWLVFTSRNGVHFFMELAKELGLSLEEMPRIAAIGKKTEKELLKHGLKAAFIPKSYVAEAFLPEFLEVVHEGEAILIAKGDLARDYIYKGLCGQNIEAQEAVVYSNKPPKGADAQLIQTLKEQAIDLFLFTSPSAVETFMRIMHKAGLEESIAGKVIVTIGPVTKERAERLGLTVHVSPSEYTIEHMLEEIGLYYRN; this comes from the coding sequence ATGGCACATACCAAGTTTCTAAAAGGGAAACGGGTGCTGGTCACTAGAGAGGAATCACAGGCCCAGTCATTATGCGCCATGATTTCAGACCATGGAGGGGTACCTGTATTGGTGCCCCTCTTATCCTTTCAGCGGCCGGGCTTGGATAAGTGGGAGGATGCAGAGAAGAAAGCAAAGCGTCTTGACAGGTTTGATTGGCTCGTTTTTACGAGCAGAAATGGTGTTCATTTCTTCATGGAGCTGGCGAAGGAACTAGGCCTGTCTCTTGAAGAGATGCCGAGGATAGCTGCTATCGGGAAGAAGACGGAGAAGGAGCTCTTGAAGCATGGGCTTAAGGCTGCCTTCATTCCGAAGAGCTATGTGGCAGAAGCTTTTCTCCCGGAATTTCTCGAAGTTGTACATGAAGGGGAAGCCATTTTAATTGCCAAAGGAGACCTGGCTAGAGATTATATTTATAAAGGGCTTTGCGGCCAAAACATCGAGGCACAAGAGGCAGTTGTGTATAGCAACAAGCCGCCTAAAGGTGCTGATGCTCAGTTGATACAGACGCTTAAGGAACAGGCTATTGACCTTTTTCTCTTCACGAGTCCGTCTGCAGTGGAGACGTTTATGCGGATTATGCATAAGGCAGGGCTAGAGGAGAGTATTGCCGGGAAAGTAATCGTAACCATCGGACCGGTGACGAAGGAGCGGGCAGAGCGGCTTGGCTTAACCGTTCATGTAAGTCCGAGTGAATACACGATTGAACATATGCTTGAGGAAATAGGCTTATATTATCGAAATTAA
- the hemL gene encoding glutamate-1-semialdehyde 2,1-aminomutase: MRSYEKSKEAFKEAVHLLPGGVNSPVRAFKSVNMDPIFMERGKGSKIYDIDGNDYIDYVLSWGPLILGHANGRVVEAIKKIAETGTSFGAPTLSENKLAQLVIDRVPSIEMVRMVSSGTEATMAALRLARGYTGRDKILKFEGCYHGHGDSLLIKAGSGVATLGLPDSPGVPEGIARNTITVPYNDLESVKYAFEQFGEDIAGVIVEPVAGNMGVVPPLPGFLEGLREITEKNGTVLIFDEVMTGFRVDYNCAQGYFGVTPDLTCLGKVIGGGLPVGAFGGKKEIMSQIAPSGSIYQAGTLSGNPMAMTAGYETLAQLTEETYQTFIKKADRLEEGFMEAAETYNVPLTCNRAGSMIGFFFTNEQVKDYESAKTSDLKFFAEYYKQMADNGVFLPPSQFEGVFLSTEHSDEDIEKTIQAAQKAFKAIKG; this comes from the coding sequence ATGCGTTCATATGAAAAATCAAAGGAAGCCTTCAAGGAAGCTGTACACCTGCTGCCTGGCGGAGTAAACAGCCCTGTGCGTGCATTTAAATCAGTTAATATGGATCCAATTTTCATGGAGAGAGGAAAGGGCTCCAAAATCTATGACATTGATGGAAATGATTATATTGATTATGTCCTTTCATGGGGACCGCTTATTCTCGGACATGCCAATGGCCGGGTTGTTGAAGCGATTAAAAAGATTGCTGAAACAGGGACAAGCTTCGGTGCGCCGACCTTATCTGAAAACAAATTAGCTCAGCTTGTTATCGATCGTGTTCCTTCCATTGAGATGGTACGCATGGTTTCATCCGGAACGGAAGCGACGATGGCTGCGCTTCGCCTAGCAAGGGGATATACGGGCCGAGATAAAATTCTTAAGTTTGAAGGATGCTATCACGGACATGGGGATTCCCTTCTTATCAAGGCTGGTTCAGGTGTGGCAACGCTTGGTCTTCCTGACAGCCCGGGAGTGCCTGAGGGAATCGCACGTAATACGATTACCGTTCCGTACAATGATCTTGAGAGCGTGAAATATGCGTTCGAACAATTTGGCGAAGACATCGCCGGTGTAATTGTTGAGCCGGTAGCCGGCAATATGGGGGTTGTTCCGCCTCTTCCTGGATTCTTGGAAGGTCTGCGTGAAATCACGGAGAAAAACGGCACTGTCCTGATCTTTGATGAAGTCATGACTGGATTCCGTGTGGATTACAACTGTGCACAAGGCTATTTCGGTGTAACGCCTGATTTAACCTGTCTTGGAAAGGTAATCGGCGGGGGACTTCCTGTTGGTGCGTTCGGCGGCAAAAAGGAAATCATGAGCCAGATTGCGCCAAGCGGTTCCATCTATCAAGCTGGCACGCTATCAGGAAACCCAATGGCAATGACAGCGGGCTATGAAACATTGGCTCAATTAACAGAAGAAACCTATCAAACCTTCATTAAGAAGGCTGACCGTTTAGAAGAGGGCTTCATGGAAGCGGCTGAAACATACAATGTTCCGCTTACATGCAACCGGGCAGGCTCCATGATTGGCTTCTTCTTCACGAATGAGCAGGTGAAGGACTATGAATCTGCGAAAACGTCTGATCTTAAGTTCTTTGCGGAGTATTATAAACAAATGGCGGATAATGGCGTCTTTCTTCCTCCGTCTCAATTCGAGGGCGTCTTCCTATCAACGGAGCATAGTGATGAGGATATCGAGAAAACCATTCAAGCAGCCCAAAAAGCGTTCAAGGCGATTAAAGGGTAA
- a CDS encoding cytochrome C assembly family protein, translating to MIDVYLNRVHEITIILYALSVLLYFYDFLQNNQKANKAAFWILSIVWFMQTIFLFLYMYEAGRFPILSLLEGLYFYVWILITFSLAINWFLRTDFFIFFTNLLGFGLMVIQTFSPLQLDRLGNRTQFISELSVIHITVAILSYAAFALSFVFSLLYLIQYDLLKRKKWGKRLVRLGDLAKLEQMSYRLAVIGLPLLLLSLILGLEFAYLVVSDIVWYDSKIIGSFACLIVYGIYLYMKVKKKYYGKTLAYWNIASFLLVLINFFLFGNTSAFHVF from the coding sequence ATGATTGATGTATATTTAAATAGAGTGCATGAGATAACAATCATTTTATATGCCTTGAGTGTATTGCTATATTTCTATGATTTTCTACAAAATAATCAGAAGGCCAACAAAGCGGCCTTCTGGATTCTTTCGATTGTTTGGTTCATGCAAACAATCTTTTTGTTTCTTTATATGTATGAAGCGGGCAGATTTCCAATCCTTTCACTGCTCGAGGGATTATATTTTTATGTGTGGATCTTAATTACCTTTTCACTAGCTATAAACTGGTTTTTGAGAACAGATTTTTTCATCTTTTTCACCAATCTGCTGGGGTTTGGGTTAATGGTCATACAGACTTTCTCGCCCCTGCAGCTTGACCGGCTTGGGAACCGGACACAATTTATTTCTGAGCTGTCGGTCATCCATATAACAGTCGCCATCTTGTCCTATGCGGCCTTCGCCCTGTCATTTGTTTTTTCGCTTCTGTACTTGATTCAATATGATTTGCTGAAGCGGAAGAAATGGGGCAAGCGGCTTGTCAGGCTGGGGGATTTGGCGAAGCTTGAGCAGATGTCCTATAGGCTGGCAGTCATTGGGCTCCCCCTTTTATTGCTTTCTTTAATACTGGGGCTTGAGTTCGCTTACTTGGTTGTATCCGATATCGTATGGTATGACAGTAAAATAATCGGATCCTTTGCCTGTTTAATCGTATATGGTATTTACTTATATATGAAGGTAAAGAAAAAATATTACGGGAAGACGCTGGCCTATTGGAATATTGCATCCTTCCTGCTTGTTTTAATCAATTTCTTTTTATTTGGCAACACATCAGCATTTCATGTCTTTTGA
- the yihA gene encoding ribosome biogenesis GTP-binding protein YihA/YsxC: MKVTQAEIVMSAVKPEQYPTDGFPEFALAGRSNVGKSSFINKMINRKGLARTSSKPGKTQTLNFYKLNEAIFFVDVPGYGYAKVSKTEREAWGKMIETYITTREPLRAMLLIIDLRHKPSADDVMMYDFLKHYEIPTIVIATKADKIPKGKWQKHLKVVRDTLDLAKGDEIILFSSETGLGKDQAWNAIQARM, from the coding sequence GTGAAAGTAACACAAGCAGAGATCGTCATGAGTGCCGTGAAGCCGGAGCAATATCCGACAGACGGATTCCCGGAATTTGCACTTGCAGGACGCTCGAACGTAGGGAAATCTTCCTTCATTAATAAAATGATCAATCGTAAAGGTTTGGCACGGACATCGTCCAAGCCGGGAAAAACCCAGACGTTGAATTTCTATAAATTGAATGAAGCGATCTTCTTTGTCGATGTTCCAGGATACGGCTACGCGAAAGTATCCAAGACAGAGCGAGAAGCCTGGGGTAAGATGATCGAGACATACATTACGACTAGGGAGCCGCTTCGTGCAATGCTGCTTATCATTGATTTGCGTCATAAGCCTTCCGCTGATGATGTGATGATGTATGATTTCTTGAAGCATTACGAGATTCCGACTATTGTCATTGCGACGAAAGCGGATAAGATTCCAAAAGGAAAATGGCAGAAGCATTTGAAAGTAGTTAGGGATACATTGGACCTTGCGAAGGGAGACGAGATTATTCTCTTCTCATCTGAGACAGGGCTCGGGAAAGATCAAGCGTGGAATGCCATACAGGCTAGAATGTAA
- the hemC gene encoding hydroxymethylbilane synthase: MRKIIVGSRRSKLALTQSNWVIDQLKGLGLPFEFELKEIVTKGDKILDVTLSKVGGKGLFVKEIEQAMLDGHIDMAIHSMKDMPAELPEGLTIGCVPKREDHRDVLISKNHVPLSELPEGAVVGTSSLRRSAQLLAERPDLEIKWIRGNVDTRLQKLKDEDYDAIILAAAGLSRLGWSKEIVTEYLDDELCIPAVGQGALAIECRANDQELILELAKLNCRATEEAVLAERAFLKTMEGGCQVPIAGYAKKLDNGSLEMQALVGSPDGKIIYRDTVQGSEPIALGEELAERLSERGAKELIALVKEEMEG; the protein is encoded by the coding sequence ATGAGGAAAATTATTGTAGGATCACGAAGAAGCAAACTGGCATTAACACAATCAAATTGGGTCATTGACCAGCTGAAAGGGCTGGGTCTGCCCTTTGAGTTTGAATTAAAGGAGATTGTGACTAAAGGGGATAAAATCCTGGATGTAACCCTTTCAAAAGTCGGGGGAAAAGGATTATTCGTCAAAGAAATTGAACAAGCGATGCTTGACGGCCATATTGATATGGCCATCCATAGCATGAAGGATATGCCGGCTGAGCTTCCGGAAGGACTGACAATTGGCTGTGTGCCTAAGCGCGAGGACCACCGGGATGTGTTAATCTCAAAGAACCATGTGCCGCTTAGTGAATTGCCGGAGGGAGCGGTTGTCGGAACATCAAGCCTGCGCAGAAGCGCCCAGCTGCTGGCAGAGAGACCGGATCTTGAAATCAAATGGATTCGCGGAAATGTGGATACACGCCTGCAGAAGTTAAAGGATGAGGATTATGATGCGATTATCTTGGCAGCAGCAGGCTTGTCCAGACTTGGCTGGAGCAAGGAAATCGTAACGGAATATTTGGATGATGAGCTTTGCATCCCGGCTGTCGGTCAAGGTGCACTTGCAATTGAGTGCCGGGCAAATGATCAAGAGCTTATATTGGAACTGGCGAAGCTTAATTGCCGTGCGACGGAGGAGGCAGTCCTAGCTGAGCGCGCCTTCTTGAAAACGATGGAGGGCGGCTGCCAGGTACCCATTGCCGGTTATGCGAAGAAGCTGGATAATGGCAGCTTGGAAATGCAAGCACTTGTCGGTTCTCCAGATGGGAAGATCATTTACCGGGATACGGTGCAAGGAAGCGAACCGATTGCACTTGGAGAAGAGCTTGCTGAGCGTTTGTCTGAACGAGGTGCAAAGGAGCTTATTGCCTTGGTGAAAGAGGAGATGGAAGGTTAA
- the lon gene encoding endopeptidase La has translation MAITEEKHVPLLPLRGLLVFPTMVLHLDVGREKSVQALEKAMVDDHFIFLTTQKEVSTDEPSEDDVYQLGTLTKVKQMLKLPNGTIRVLVEGVSRAHMIEFVDEGDYLAARLEVMEDSIEKDPETEALMRTLLDYFEQYIKISKKVTTETYNTTVDIEEPGRLADIITSHLPLKLKDKQDILETIDIKERLNKVIDIIHNEKEVLNLEKKIGLRVKKSMERTQKEYYLREQLKAIQKELGDKEGKTAEIAELLEKIELAGMPEHVLETAKKELDRYEKIPASSAESAVIRNYLEWLIALPWSNATKDDLDIGKAEKILNEDHYGLEKVKERVLEYLAVQSLTNSLKGPILCLAGPPGVGKTSLAKSIAKSMNRHFVRISLGGVRDESEIRGHRRTYVGAMPGRIIQGMKKAGTINPVFLLDEIDKMSHDFRGDPSSAMLEVLDPEQNNSFSDHYIEETYDLSQVMFIATANDLSTIPAPLRDRMEIINLSGYTEYEKLHIAKEHLLLKQLKAHGLTKAQLQMKDEAITQIIRYYTREAGVRTLERQLAAVCRKVARIIVSGEKKKVVLTQKNVSDFLGKPYFRYGEAELENQIGVATGLAYTNFGGDTLQIEVSLSPGKGKLILTGKLGDVMKESAQAAFSYVRSKAEELHIDKDFYEKYDIHIHVPEGAVPKDGPSAGITIATALISALTKRPIRKEVGMTGEITLRGRVLPIGGLKEKSLSAHRAGLKKIICPIDNERDIDDIPESVRNDLEFVFVSQLDEVLEHALAGEEK, from the coding sequence ATGGCAATTACTGAGGAAAAACACGTTCCCCTCCTGCCGCTGCGCGGATTGCTTGTTTTCCCGACAATGGTTCTACATCTCGATGTTGGAAGAGAGAAATCGGTGCAGGCGCTAGAGAAAGCAATGGTAGATGACCATTTTATTTTTTTGACTACACAAAAGGAAGTATCCACAGATGAACCGAGTGAGGATGATGTCTATCAATTAGGCACTCTGACGAAGGTTAAGCAGATGCTTAAACTGCCAAACGGTACCATTCGGGTATTAGTCGAAGGCGTTTCACGGGCTCATATGATTGAGTTTGTGGATGAAGGAGATTATCTCGCTGCGAGGCTTGAAGTAATGGAAGACTCTATCGAGAAGGATCCGGAAACCGAAGCGTTAATGAGAACCTTGTTGGATTACTTTGAACAATACATAAAGATTTCAAAGAAAGTGACAACAGAGACGTATAATACGACAGTTGACATTGAAGAGCCGGGAAGGCTTGCCGATATCATAACCTCTCATCTCCCGCTTAAGCTCAAGGATAAGCAGGATATATTGGAGACAATCGATATAAAAGAACGTCTAAACAAGGTCATAGATATTATTCATAACGAAAAAGAAGTGCTGAATCTGGAGAAAAAGATTGGTTTGCGCGTGAAGAAATCCATGGAGCGTACGCAGAAGGAATATTATTTGCGCGAGCAATTAAAGGCTATCCAGAAGGAGCTTGGCGATAAGGAAGGCAAGACGGCTGAGATTGCGGAGTTGTTGGAGAAAATTGAGCTGGCAGGCATGCCTGAGCATGTCCTTGAAACAGCAAAGAAGGAATTGGACCGCTATGAGAAGATTCCGGCAAGCTCGGCAGAAAGCGCGGTTATCCGCAATTATCTCGAATGGCTGATTGCGCTCCCTTGGTCCAATGCAACAAAGGATGACTTGGATATTGGCAAGGCAGAGAAAATCTTGAATGAGGATCATTACGGTCTTGAAAAGGTGAAGGAACGTGTGCTGGAGTATCTGGCGGTTCAGTCACTTACCAATTCATTGAAGGGACCAATCTTATGTCTAGCTGGACCTCCTGGTGTCGGGAAGACGAGCTTAGCGAAGTCGATTGCAAAATCAATGAATCGTCATTTCGTCCGCATTTCTCTCGGCGGTGTTCGTGATGAATCTGAAATTCGCGGTCACCGACGTACTTATGTTGGTGCCATGCCGGGCCGCATCATTCAAGGGATGAAGAAAGCAGGAACCATTAACCCAGTCTTCCTTCTTGATGAGATTGATAAGATGTCACATGATTTTCGCGGGGATCCCTCCTCAGCCATGCTTGAGGTTCTTGACCCTGAACAGAATAATTCATTCAGTGATCATTATATAGAGGAAACATATGACTTATCCCAAGTCATGTTTATCGCAACAGCGAATGATTTATCTACGATACCGGCCCCGCTGCGCGATCGGATGGAAATTATCAACCTATCCGGCTATACCGAATATGAGAAGCTTCATATTGCCAAGGAGCATTTGCTTCTGAAGCAATTGAAGGCACACGGCTTAACGAAAGCCCAGCTGCAAATGAAGGATGAGGCCATCACACAGATCATTCGTTATTACACAAGGGAAGCGGGCGTACGGACACTTGAACGCCAACTGGCGGCTGTCTGCCGTAAGGTTGCGAGGATTATCGTCTCTGGTGAGAAGAAGAAGGTCGTCCTGACGCAGAAGAATGTCAGTGATTTCCTCGGTAAGCCGTACTTCCGATATGGGGAAGCGGAACTGGAGAATCAAATCGGAGTGGCAACAGGGCTTGCCTATACGAACTTTGGCGGGGATACACTCCAGATTGAAGTTTCTTTATCACCTGGCAAAGGCAAACTAATCTTAACTGGAAAGCTTGGAGATGTAATGAAGGAGTCTGCACAGGCCGCGTTCAGCTATGTACGCTCCAAAGCAGAAGAACTTCATATTGACAAGGATTTCTATGAGAAATATGATATTCATATCCATGTCCCGGAAGGAGCCGTGCCAAAGGACGGTCCATCTGCCGGGATTACGATTGCGACAGCACTTATTTCAGCTCTTACCAAGAGACCTATCCGCAAGGAAGTCGGCATGACCGGTGAGATTACCCTGCGGGGGCGTGTGCTGCCAATCGGCGGATTGAAGGAAAAATCATTAAGTGCTCACCGCGCCGGTTTGAAGAAGATTATTTGCCCAATCGATAATGAACGGGATATTGACGACATTCCGGAAAGTGTGCGCAATGATTTAGAATTCGTATTTGTCTCGCAACTAGATGAAGTGTTGGAGCATGCATTGGCAGGTGAAGAAAAGTGA
- the hemB gene encoding porphobilinogen synthase, translated as MTNTTFNRHRRLRKNSAMRALVRETHLHVDDFIYPIFITEGENQKNPVSSMPGVFQFSLDRMKEELDEVVSLGIKSVILFGVPDDADKDECGTGAFHTHGIIQRGIRFVKEQYPELLVVADTCLCEYTSHGHCGIVENGTVLNDESLELLVKTAVSQAEAGADIIAPSNMMDGFVTAIRQGLDEAGYQDIPIMSYAVKYSSAFYGPFRDAANSAPQFGDRKAYQMDYANRLEALREAESDVAEGADFLIVKPALAFLDIIRDVKNNFNLPLVAYNVSGEYAMVKAAAANGWVDERGIVMETLIGMKRAGVDLIITYHAKDAARWIKETN; from the coding sequence ATGACAAATACAACATTTAACCGCCATCGGAGATTACGCAAAAACAGTGCGATGAGAGCGCTCGTACGTGAAACGCATCTTCATGTAGATGATTTTATCTATCCGATCTTTATCACAGAGGGAGAGAACCAAAAGAATCCAGTTTCATCAATGCCAGGTGTGTTCCAATTCTCTTTGGACCGCATGAAGGAGGAGCTGGATGAGGTTGTATCATTAGGGATTAAATCGGTCATCTTATTTGGGGTACCGGATGATGCAGATAAAGATGAATGCGGAACAGGTGCATTCCATACCCATGGAATCATCCAAAGAGGAATCCGTTTTGTGAAGGAGCAGTATCCAGAGCTGCTTGTTGTTGCGGATACATGCCTTTGTGAGTATACAAGTCATGGCCATTGCGGCATCGTGGAGAATGGCACCGTCTTGAATGATGAAAGCCTGGAACTCCTCGTGAAGACAGCAGTCAGCCAAGCAGAAGCAGGCGCAGATATCATTGCACCTTCTAATATGATGGATGGATTTGTGACAGCGATTCGTCAAGGCTTGGATGAAGCGGGTTATCAGGATATTCCCATCATGTCCTATGCGGTTAAGTATTCATCTGCCTTTTACGGTCCCTTCCGTGATGCGGCGAATTCTGCCCCCCAATTCGGCGACCGCAAAGCCTATCAAATGGATTATGCGAACCGGCTTGAGGCGCTTCGCGAGGCAGAATCTGATGTGGCGGAAGGAGCAGATTTCCTTATCGTGAAACCGGCGCTTGCCTTCCTTGATATTATTCGCGATGTGAAAAATAATTTTAATTTGCCGCTTGTCGCTTATAATGTAAGTGGAGAGTATGCAATGGTTAAAGCAGCAGCCGCCAATGGATGGGTGGATGAAAGAGGAATTGTGATGGAAACGTTAATCGGCATGAAACGGGCCGGCGTTGATCTCATCATCACCTACCATGCCAAGGATGCTGCAAGATGGATCAAAGAAACAAATTAA